In Melanotaenia boesemani isolate fMelBoe1 chromosome 7, fMelBoe1.pri, whole genome shotgun sequence, a single window of DNA contains:
- the zgc:92907 gene encoding UDP-N-acetylglucosamine transferase subunit ALG13 homolog — protein MKTVFVTVGTTSFDELIKSVTSSEAAQELKARGYERLVLQVGRGSFLPDDDSCPQLRLEVFRFKDSIAEDMKKADLVISHAGAGSCLEALAAGKPLLVVVNDKLMDNHQLELARQLHVDNHLLYCTCSTLTEKLRNMDLSVLQPFPSGQPKNFANFLDKALGVK, from the exons ATGAAGACGGTATTTGTAACGGTCGGTACCACGAGCTttgatgaattaattaaaagcGTCACGTCTTCTGAAGCCGCACAG GAATTAAAGGCTCGTGGATATGAGCGTTTGGTTCTTCAGGTTGGAAGGGGATCTTTTCTGCCAGATGATGACAGCTGCCCACAACTCAGACTGGAGGTTTTTCGATTTAAAGACTCGATTGCTGAAGACATGAAGAAGGCTGACCTCGTCATCAGCCATGCAG gAGCAGGAAGTTGTCTGGAGGCTCTTGCTGCCGGCAAACCCCTGCTGGTCGTAGTCAATGACAAGCTGATGGACAACCACCAGCTGGAGCTGGCCAGACAGCTGCACGTGGACAACCACCTGTTGTACTGCACATGCAG CACCCTGACAGAAAAGCTGAGAAACATGGACCTCTCTGTTCTGCAGCCTTTCCCATCTGGACAGCCAAAGAACTTTGCAAACTTTTTAGACAAAGCTCTCGgagttaaataa
- the rap2c gene encoding ras-related protein Rap-2c, translating into MKEYKVVVLGSGGVGKSALTVQFVTGTFIEKYDPTIEDFYRKEIEVDSSPSVLEILDTAGTEQFASMRDLYIKNGQGFILVYSLVNQQSFQDIRPMRDQIVRVKRFEKVPLILVGNKVDLESEREVAGSDGRALAQEWGCPFIETSAKSKTMVDELFAEIVRQMNYSTLPEKQEQCCTACVVQ; encoded by the exons ATGAAAGAATATAAAGTTGTCGTGCTGGGCAGCGGTGGGGTCGGAAAGTCCGCGCTCACCGTGCAGTTTGTCACCGGCACTTTCATCGAGAAGTATGACCCGACCATTGAGGACTTTTATCGTAAGGAGATCGAGGTGGACTCGTCACCCTCAGTGCTGGAGATCCTGGACACTGCGGGGACGGAGCAGTTCGCCTCCATGCGAGATCTTTATATTAAGAACGGCCAGGGCTTCATCCTGGTCTACAGCCTGGTCAACCAGCAGTCTTTCCAG GACATTAGACCAATGCGAGACCAAATAGTACGAGTGAAGCGCTTTGAGAAGGTGCCGTTAATCCTGGTTGGCAACAAAGTTGATCTGGAGTCTGAGCGTGAGGTTGCTGGGTCAGATGGAAGGGCTCTGGCTCAAGAGTGGGGTTGCCCGTTTATAGAAACTTCTGCCAAAAGTAAGACCATGGTGGACGAGCTGTTTGCAGAGATCGTCCGACAGATGAATTATTCCACGCTGCCAGAGAAGCAGGAGCAGTGCTGCACGGCCTGTGTGGTACAGTGA